AAATGCGGTCGCTGTCTTTTGTCCAGCTCGGTTATCGGATCATAGTCCTAGTGTTCTCAAAATTCCGGTTGTTGGGAAGGTAAAACACAAGTCCTTCAAGTTTGCTAATTTTCTTGTTCATAAGCCTGAGTTTTTAGACATTGTGAAGCGTATGTGGGATATGGAGGTTAGAGGCGTGTTTCAGTTCTCAGTTGTGAAAAAGCTTCGGATGCTAAAATCGCCTCTTCGTCAGTTGCTCTTTAAGCAGGGCAATTTGCACAAAAAAGTTCAAGGTTTACGTGTTGATCTTGATGGGATCCAGAAAGAGATTGATAATGATCCGGCTAGTTTGGGTCTTCGTGAGAAAGAAACTACTATTCGCTGTAAATATCAAGAAGCTTTACTGGATGAAGAGCGTTTCTTAAAACAAAAGTCCAAGGTGGATTGGTTGGCAGTTGGGGATATGAATTCGGCTTTTTTCCATTCTTCTCTTAAAAACAAAGTTCATTATAGTCGCATCAATGTTATTCAGGATGTTAGTGGGAAGGTGTACGAGGATGACCTAGTTCAACTAGCTTTTGTTAATCATTATGAGAACTTTTTGGGTCAACAAGGTGATACGTCGCTTAACCCGGCTTCAGAGTTATTTTCGAACAAGTTGAATGTTGATGTCGCGGGTCACATGGTGCGTCCAGTTACAGCCGATGAAGTTAAAAAGGCGATGTTCTCGATTGGTTCAGATAAAGCTCCGGGTCCTGATGGTTTTACGGCTGGCTTCTTTAAAGCCGCCTGGCCTATTATCGGAAGTGAGGTTTCGAATGCTGTGATGGATTTTTTTTGCTACAGGTAAGTTGCTTAGGGAATTGAACCACACGATTATTGTTCTCCTCCCCAAGACCTCCTCTCCATATGTGGTTACGGATTATCGTCCGATTGCTTGTTGCAATGTTTTATACAAGTGCATCAGCAAGATTGTTGCTGAAAGAATTAAAGTGGGTTTGAATGATATTGTTAGTGTCAACCAATCAGCTTTTGTGCCAGGCAGGAAGATTTCAGATAATGTTTTGCTAACTCAAGAGTTGATGCATAACTATCATCGTAATATCGGCCCTCCGAAATGTGCGTTCAAAGTGGATATTCAAAAGGCTTATGATACTGTTGATTGGAAGTTTCTGAAAGGAATTTTGTTTGGTTTTGGCTTTCATCCTAGAATGGTTCATTGGATTATGTTGTGTGTGTCCACCACAACATATTCGGTTTGTGTTAATGGCGAAGTTCATGGTTTCTTCAAGGGTAACAGGGGTTTACGTCAAGGTGATCCGGTTTCTCCTTATTTATTTACTCTCGTCATGGAAGTCCTTACAGCCAGCTTACAGCATATGGTTAAGATTGATAATTCGTTTAAATTTCATAACAAATGCGAGCGTCAACAGATTATTAATTTATGTTTTGCGGACGATTTGTTTATTTTTGCGAAGGGAGAAATTGCTTCAGCTAGGTGTATTATGAAGGCTCTGGATTCATTTTCTAAAATGTCGGGTTTGGTGCCTAGCGTTCAGAAAAGTACTGTGTTCTTCTCGAATGTTCCATCATATGTGAAATCAGCTATTCTGAATCTTATGCCTTTTAAGGAGGGTTCGCTGCCTGTTAGATATTTGGGTGTGCCCCTTATTTCTTCGCGGTTGCTTCAAAAAGATTGTTTTGTTTTAGTGGAAAAGTTTGAGAACCGTATTATGCATTGGAGGAACAAACTTCTGTCTTTTGCAGGTAGGTTGCAACTTATAAACTCTGTTTTATCATCCATGCATATTTATTGGTCGTCTGTGCTTACTTTGCCGAACCGGATCATCCAAAAGTTGGAGGCTTTGATGCGGAATTTTCTTTGGTCTCATGATACTGCATTCCAAAAAGGCCGTTCCAAAGTTTCGTGGAAAGCGGTGTGTGTTCCTAAGCTTGAGGGTGGTTTAGGTATTCGCCGAATTTGTGATGTTAATATAGCTCTTATGGCAGCTCATATCTGGAGTATCCTAGCGAGGCGTCAATCCGTATGGGTTGATTGGGTTCACTCCTACAGGTTGAAAGGTGAAAGTTTTTGGGTGTGTAAAATCCCGTCTAACTGTTGCTGGTCTTGGagaaagcttcttcagcttcgcccgatgttgagaaagtttttttGGTCCGATATTGGTAATGGTGCTACTACTTCAGCTTGGTTCGATACGTGGAGTGACATAGGGTCGTTGGATCAGTTTCTCTCGCCAAGAGTCATTGCTAACGCGGGGTTTAATTTGGAGTCTAAAGTGGCTGATGTTCATTCAGCTAACTCTTGGAGCTGGCCGGTTGCTTGGCGAGACTCTTACCCGGTTCTCATTCAGCTTGATAATGTGTTATTGCATCCGAATAAAGCTGATAAAGTCTTGTGGCGGCAAGGTGATCATAAACATGAATTCTCGTCGGCGAGAGTGTGGGAGGCGGTTCGGCATCATGAAGCGGAGGTGGATTGGTGCCGTATTGTTTGGTTTGGTCAGTGTATTCCGCGACATGCGTTTTTAGTTTGGCTTATCATGAGAAGAAAGCTGCTTACTCAAGATAAAATCCTGAGCTGGGACTTCTCGCGGAGGAaaaacatgaatatgatgtgttgtttgttatgttttgCTAACCATGATTCTCATAGTCACCTGTTTTTTGAATGCAAGTTCTCGTCGCAAGTGTGGCTTATGGTTAGGCATAGAGCAGGCATGGATTCGGTGCAATCTAAGTGGGATGATATTGTTTCTTGGTTACGAGACCGGTCCGCTTCGAAGTTGGCGTCTGTGTATGTCGCTAAGTTGGTTGTGGGTGCAACGGCTTACGTAATTTGGCAGGAGCGGAATGCTAGATTATTCAAGAATCTGTTGAGGCCCCCGGAATCTCTAAGTGAAACTATTATTCAACAAGTGCGATACAAGCTGATGGGAGCGAAGTTGAAGAATTGTGAAAGTGTTCGAAGACTTCTTCGGGCCTGGGATATCAATGGTTCAGAATTGCATGATGATGGCGGCTGAAGTTATTATGTAATTTTGTTCTTGTTAGTGTCTAGCGTTGTAGCCTAGTAGTTTCCCGTTTTGTGCTGGTTGTTTTGATGTGTTTTTTGGTTTCACTTTCATAGGGCATGTcccatgattgaactagtgtaggaTCGCTACACTACTTGTGcttttttggttgtgaatatatagaatcaccggggtaaccctttacccaaaaaaaaaacttcatttttaggctctaaggcacaggtccgccctagaatcatgatcatcgtcctatggaatagctcctgaaaacacatgtgaaagtaggtacgtcagcataaaaatgcctgtgagatacatagtttttgtgaaaatgggattcatgacttgagcttaaagaaatgtttaataacagtcagtcatgaaccttgtaatttgttttgctttgtaaatcatttgaaaacgataacatcaaacgatatgtatagataagtgcaaggttaaacgaataaccaagtaaaatgagttgaataagataagttgtttgtgaaaataatgtcttgtgaataatatgttatttatgtaaaatgtaatgtgtctaaactgaaatgacttagataacgccacgatatgtaatattatacaaacatttatgtataggaagtaccagcggcgtatccaccatgtttgtatcatattacatacgccacgttacttaaatcatttacccaaaccaatccatcatgtaaattgttcatgtgtaaaccaaatgtcaagtgttattgtgtaaaccatgtcaaatgtttatgttcaaatgtaaaccaccaatgtgtatgtcaatgtcaacgtgtttatgttcaatgtaaatcatgtaatgtgtatcccaaaatgaatcatgtatggtaagcgaaatgtatcaacttaaaccatatgtaaactgcacaaaacaagtcgttgaagtaacacgtggtttaaatcaacgttatgttctgtggaaaaatgcatgctctattgatattaacatttatgtggtattgtaaactatgcatacatccaagccttgagactgcggcgataaacccttaaacaaattaatggtttatctaagttatgtatatcgaattcggtcattccttccagtcctatcaaacccaggacttcaggaatgggagttgtcaattcctatggtaccactacctactaacgaacggcgtagctagtgttaatgaatgtattgtcccatgttaaacaaaccaaatgtcataacaaaatgaaggcatgtgatgtaaacaattgtactaagtatgctaagtaaacatacgaagcagaaatgtttatgtaaatcaatgtgcccatatgctgagtaaacatatgcagcagaaatgttcatgtaaatcaatgtgtccatatgctgagtaaacatatgcaacagaaatgttcatgtaaatcaatgtgtccatatgctgagtaaacatatgcaacagaaatgttcatgtaaatcaatgtgtccatatgctgagtaaacatatgcaacagaaatggtcatgtaaatcaatgtgtccatatgctgagtaaacatatgcaacagaaatgttcatgtaaatcaatgtgtccatgtacgcacacaatgggcatacatagcataaaatgtaatgaaatcgtgtactataatgtactaacaacatagcaggcatatgatgtgaaaacatggaaagcatgaaagtaacagataggcacatgtgtctcaccccaaaacagtttagaaaacaggaaaagaggggttcaatgtactcacctgagattgctttgagttccttgtatagtAACCAAatagtgctaaagatcacggaaaataaacggcacctaataggtagcttatgttaatataccggaccgaatcggaaggatcggacagtacgcgggttcgaaaaccaaacgagtatggagactcgtgtagtatggtttaacaaagcctacatactaaaatgaaacttaacctaagtgcttacggtccatcacgacccgttgaggtagcttatgccaccctaacgcgtcgttcgcgtagaacgcgtctggaacgcctaacatcgtgaccacaaggtataacctcggaaggttatagctatggtcacctaatgtgtttggtcaggtcctaatgaccgacaaaatgggtcgggttcgaaagcataagcgatggtttagatcgctcaccttacgaccctatataagcactaaactaaaagtgacgagctaagcatgttagaacatgcttaactaagtttgaaaacaggtttgacatcaaaacaaacggctttgatgctcacgagtagtttggttacaaaatatgcaagaatgcatattttggccgaaactacgactcgtcactgagcctagataacgtggtgatcagtaggtatggtcactatggaccataaccatcgtgatcacgctcacgttatgaagttccatgaacttcgcatcgaccataagctggtcaatgcagaaagtcaacaaaacgttgactttcggactcgaaaagcgaataaaagagcgaaagaagacttacggagggtccccgagtgcaaatcaagatcaaacagctcaggtatgaaacaatggtttcaacttagagctttaggatctgattttgtgatttttacactaaaggggggggggtatttataggaaaagtggaaccgttaggatcgttttatcgaatatcgagccttgatcacgtgcgtacatgtgtccagtggataagttcagtgaacttgactcttggctcttcattgggtgaaaaggcattgccccttgatcgaacgaaaggccagattctgcattaaatgcaaaatctttctgtcagacatccccacgcggcccgcctcatatttgggcaaaactcacgcgggtcgcctggccctctctgatctgcaccacttgcagaatttacacatttggtccctgttgcgtgtttaagctatttccagcccttctaagacctgtaaagccatctttaaggccctaaaatgatgcctaaacattggggacatgaaacatgcccaaaaatatgtcggatgtcggttcgtttggccgtacgatcgtgatgttcgcttaattacgacggaatgcgcataagcgtgaaggacgatccaaatgacgcgacgaatggatttttctcatgtcaaacactaaggcataatataaggatgcttacataaatttttggatgtccggatgtattcagaacataagttatgcgcgaaagtgcaaacttatgcactttttaacacttttagtccctgaatgatccaaaagtttgttttagcataccaaacctctcaaggGCTACTAAACGAAAGGGGGGCGCTAGGGCGATTCTGGGCGATTTTGGGAAAACGTTGAAACCTTCAATTCGTTCATCAAATCCGACTCTTGATCGATCTGTTTAGCATCTAGGGATTCAATTATCATCAATTGATTCTCTAGTTCTAACCAATCGAAATCAGATTAGGGTTATTATTGTTCTAGGGTTTCGGTTTTATGTTATCTTCCTGTTCGGCGGTCTTTTGATTACGGGATTAAAGATCTGAAGCTCATCACATCGTCGTTTTGTGCTAGGGTTTCACTACTTTCGATCTTTGTCCGTTTCAGAGCAGGGTTGTGTGGCGCTCAGGTTTGCGGTGCTGATTATACTCGGTCTTGCTGATTCGGTAATCAATTCTGATTCGGTCTTGCTCAGGTTTTCGAATTAGGGTTTCTGGTCGGCGCTGATTTCTCGTGCTGTCGGCGCTGATCTTGAAGGCACAAAATCAGGGTTTGTGAATCAAGGGTTTGATCGACATCCTAGTTGTGTTCGGCTAGGGTTATTTTCAGCCGATTCCTTGGCTGTATCTCTAGTGAACGGCTGCTAGGGTTTGCCAACTTTGGGATGGATGATGTTAGTGGTTCTGGTGGAAAACAACAGGTTCATGCGACACCGAGGGCAACGTTTGAAGAAATTGCAGCAAGGTTTAAAATCATAGACGATCTCTCGGCTCAAACTGAACCTCGTAATGTTAACATAATTGATGAATTGGTTAAGAATTCAGTTCCAATTGATGCTGAAAACCTGCGGTCAGCAACTAAGGTTTCTGATTGGGAAGGGATTAAGCAAGCTACCAAGAGATATGCGCAAAGATTGGATTTCAATGCGGCTGCTTTGGCAGGTCAGGGGAATTTGCAACCTTCAGTGACAACGGAACCGGTATCTTTTGCAAATGCAGTAAAGAACTTGAAGGAGAAGGTGCCGGTGAATTTTAGGGAGATGGAGTCTTCTGAGGTTGTTGATGGAGCTGATGTTGTTATTCCGTTGGCTTCGGTTAAGCAAGTCACGGACAGGTATGCAAACACTCTCTATGGGTATTTCTTGGGTAAACGGCTAGCGTTTCCGGTGGTGGATTACTTTGCTAAGAACAATTGGGTTAAGTACGGTCTGGATAGATTGATGATGAATGCAAATGGCTTCTTCTTCTTTAAGTTTAAAACTAAGGAAGGGATGGATAAAATGTTAGAGGATGGGCCATGGATGATACGAAATGTTCCGATTATCTTGAAGATGTGGTCGGCCTCTATCAAACTAGAAAAAGAGGATCTTAAAGCTATTCCGGTGTGGGTAAAGATGCACGATGTGCCGCTTACAGCTTATACTGAGGATGGTCTTAGTTTGATTGCATCAAAGATAGGGGTGCCTAAGTTGTTGGACACGTATACTGCTACGATGTGTGCTGATTCGTGGGGAAGAAGTAGTTACGCTAGAGCTCTTATTGAAGTGCAGGCGGGGGCTGAATTAAAAAGAAGTGTCACTGTTGCCATTCCATCTTTAGATGGTAATGGTTATTCTAAGGTGGAAGTCAaaattgaatatgattgggagcctttaaggTGTTCGGGTTGCTGCGTTTTTGGTCATGATGATAGTTCGTGCCCAAAgaaccctcaggttgttccaaTTGGGGATTATGGGAAAAAAGgtgatgattttcaggttgtgggtGCTAAAAAGAAGAAAGCTACTACTCAAGGGCTTcacataaaaaatcaaaaacctaaGGTAGTCTATCGTCCGGTTGTCAAACCTAAACCGAATGCGGCTGTGAAAAATTCGAATCAGGTTTCAACGTCGAACCCCTTTGATAGTCTTAGAGATGACGATGGTAATGGTAACATGGGGGGTCGAGTGGCTGGTAATCAGAGGGGTACCACAGTGGGCCGGGTTGAGAAGAAACCTTCGAGGGACGagcaggaatcggatgaggaggaggtcgaagaagtctacaacgaaactagtgcatttatgacatcgggtactcaacCTTTTTCTTCAAAAGCAGGGGCGAGCACCTCTTCTTCCAAGTTCTCGAATGGATAGACtgtctgcttttcgtctgaaggggctgcggttttgtggccactttatttttgatgatggtggttgacattatgtgtttgtgttttgcattgtttgtctactagatgtcgagtcatgatgtatagtagactaggtctTTGGGGTTTTATAGGTctttggttttgttttgttttacatatacggggcatgtcctgtatatgaactagtgtggaacacatcctcactacttgtactttattgcggttgcattttaatagaatcaccggggtaaccctttacccaaaaaaaaaaaaaaacctctcaaagcctatttctaagctatgtaaaggatatttatggtatgtttaacttatggacatgttccggaatgttcgttacagttcaaattggcatactttcgcagtttgtcaagt
This is a stretch of genomic DNA from Helianthus annuus cultivar XRQ/B chromosome 16, HanXRQr2.0-SUNRISE, whole genome shotgun sequence. It encodes these proteins:
- the LOC110899982 gene encoding uncharacterized protein LOC110899982, which codes for MDDRKKDGMNNQADRGKSSLQFKSYSNMVLPRRGIVINDPKPINVIDELTKVTVSVPLDKPVNLGSDCGELNSSKDGQDVDKGISGDNASSSKARSYADSLFTNKSSKLNFRALASESVHEGCDVVLPKESVRVVRDKMANTLYGYFLGDRVAYPVVDYFVRNNWKKYGVQKSMMNANGFFFFKFADEASMLNVLKDGPWIIRSQPLFLEIWSPTSKLEKKEVKKVQIWVKIHDVPIAAYTEDGLSMIATTIGEPKLLDSYTSTMCMDMWGRSSYARALIEVSADKCLREKVTLAIPEPEGEGFIKESMSVEYEWSPLRCGHCCVFGHSDEACPNQPKQQGNIRNDNRAGKKPVIDEEGYTGVHGKKTAKKTGFPVNKPKPKFEYWPVGSKKNHVPGSGSSESNFQSTNPFDVLNNLSGNEEEAGSKPAEVHVVDDEAEVEDEFEKRDEYELDDFLCQGTLKNDNKKGASTPSSSGYHVVYAANYYVSRRELWNHLGLHKALVGSEPWVMLGDFNSALYLEDKSMGCSSFSASMREFQTCVNDIEMLDLNRSGLHFMWSQKPKKGIGLMKKIDRVMGNSHFISQYPNAVAVFCPARLSDHSPSVLKIPVVGKVKHKSFKFANFLVHKPEFLDIVKRMWDMEVRGVFQFSVVKKLRMLKSPLRQLLFKQGNLHKKVQGLRVDLDGIQKEIDNDPASLGLREKETTIRCKYQEALLDEERFLKQKSKVDWLAVGDMNSAFFHSSLKNKVHYSRINVIQDVSGKVYEDDLVQLAFVNHYENFLGQQGDTSLNPASELFSNKLNVDVAGHMVRPVTADEVKKAMFSIGSDKAPGPDGKLLRELNHTIIVLLPKTSSPYVVTDYRPIACCNVLYKCISKIVAERIKVGLNDIVSVNQSAFVPGRKISDNVLLTQELMHNYHRNIGPPKCAFKVDIQKAYDTVDWKFLKGILFGFGFHPRMVHWIMLCVSTTTYSVCVNGEVHGFFKGNRGLRQGDPVSPYLFTLVMEVLTASLQHMVKIDNSFKFHNKCERQQIINLCFADDLFIFAKGEIASARCIMKALDSFSKMSGLVPSVQKSTVFFSNVPSYVKSAILNLMPFKEGSLPVRYLGVPLISSRLLQKDCFVLVEKFENRIMHWRNKLLSFAGRLQLINSVLSSMHIYWSSVLTLPNRIIQKLEALMRNFLWSHDTAFQKGRSKVSWKAVCVPKLEGGLGIRRICDVNIALMAAHIWSILARRQSVWVDWVHSYRLKGESFWVCKIPSNCCWSWRKLLQLRPMLRKFFWSDIGNGATTSAWFDTWSDIGSLDQFLSPRVIANAGFNLESKVADVHSANSWSWPVAWRDSYPVLIQLDNVLLHPNKADKVLWRQGDHKHEFSSARVWEAVRHHEAEVDWCRIVWFGQCIPRHAFLVWLIMRRKLLTQDKILSWDFSRRKNMNMMCCLLCFANHDSHSHLFFECKFSSQVWLMVRHRAGMDSVQSKWDDIVSWLRDRSASKLASVYVAKLVVGATAYVIWQERNARLFKNLLRPPESLSETIIQQVRYKLMGAKLKNCESVRRLLRAWDINGSELHDDGG